A portion of the Candidatus Ruthia endofausta genome contains these proteins:
- a CDS encoding sulfur reduction protein DsrJ: MNRFLIVFLTLLISSAFAHTNEHANLGEQASSIKASGKVFHESISIIRKIHPEFLRHKRDKTLRQGVRTDEYSLKGCVSCHVNKDKTNNQYRSVDKKGQFCSDCHEQVSVSLDCFTCHRTIPKEGSL, from the coding sequence ATGAATCGTTTTTTGATTGTTTTTTTAACTTTGCTGATAAGCAGTGCGTTTGCGCATACTAACGAACACGCTAATCTTGGTGAGCAGGCCAGCTCTATTAAGGCATCTGGTAAAGTATTTCATGAAAGTATTTCAATTATTCGAAAAATACACCCTGAATTTTTACGCCATAAGCGTGATAAAACCTTACGCCAAGGCGTTCGAACAGACGAGTATTCTTTAAAAGGCTGTGTGTCGTGTCATGTCAATAAAGATAAGACAAACAACCAGTATCGTTCAGTTGATAAGAAAGGTCAATTTTGTTCAGATTGTCATGAACAGGTCAGCGTTAGCCTTGATTGCTTCACTTGTCACCGTACGATTCCAAAGGAAGGCTCCTTATGA
- the dsrO gene encoding sulfate reduction electron transfer complex DsrMKJOP subunit DsrO, with the protein MNKTLNRRDFIKTMSATTIGVATVASGITLTTFASTNKVPVTNEKRWGMLIDTNKLTEADIDGMVSACQKEQGWGSELYSTGNQKPGWIKKLKVKDKATGKVSNLALMCQHCEEPPCVDVCPTNASMKREDGIVLVDKHLCIGCRYCMMACPYDARSFVHETLRNQKEHMPRGKGTVESCTMCVHKVDKGEVPACVASVNSDAVIFGDLYDVSSKINQTLKTVQSAQIRADLNLNTGIRYSGI; encoded by the coding sequence ATGAATAAAACATTAAATCGTCGTGATTTTATCAAAACCATGAGTGCAACAACGATTGGTGTTGCCACAGTTGCTAGTGGTATTACACTTACAACATTCGCTAGTACTAACAAGGTGCCAGTGACCAATGAAAAACGTTGGGGCATGTTGATTGATACCAATAAATTAACCGAGGCTGATATTGATGGCATGGTTAGTGCTTGTCAAAAAGAACAAGGTTGGGGTTCAGAGCTATATTCAACAGGCAATCAAAAACCAGGCTGGATTAAAAAACTAAAAGTTAAAGATAAAGCGACTGGCAAAGTAAGCAATCTTGCACTCATGTGTCAGCATTGCGAAGAGCCGCCTTGTGTTGATGTTTGTCCAACAAATGCTTCTATGAAACGTGAAGATGGCATTGTATTGGTAGATAAACATTTATGTATTGGTTGTCGTTATTGCATGATGGCTTGCCCGTATGATGCACGCTCGTTTGTACACGAGACACTAAGAAATCAAAAAGAACACATGCCTCGTGGCAAAGGCACTGTTGAGTCTTGTACGATGTGTGTACATAAGGTTGATAAAGGTGAAGTACCTGCTTGTGTTGCAAGCGTGAACAGTGACGCTGTTATTTTTGGTGATTTGTATGATGTATCAAGCAAAATTAATCAAACTTTAAAAACAGTTCAATCTGCACAAATCAGAGCAGACCTTAATCTAAATACTGGCATACGTTATAGTGGTATTTAA
- the tsaE gene encoding tRNA (adenosine(37)-N6)-threonylcarbamoyltransferase complex ATPase subunit type 1 TsaE, which yields MAIILKLTLHSESETYDFAHQLARCAQLVDNSIVIYLEGDLGVGKTTLARGFIQFYGFKRVKSPTYSLVESYVNDKVNIHHFDCYRLSDAQELEYIGIREYLTPGHIQLIEWADLGKGIIASADMMIKITDDFDKRELEIITYTQVGKKLLTCINL from the coding sequence GTGGCAATTATTTTGAAATTAACCCTTCACAGTGAGTCTGAGACTTATGATTTTGCACATCAATTGGCTCGGTGCGCTCAGTTGGTTGATAACTCTATTGTTATTTATTTAGAGGGTGATTTAGGCGTTGGAAAAACCACATTAGCTCGAGGATTTATTCAATTTTATGGGTTTAAGCGAGTTAAAAGTCCTACCTACTCTCTAGTAGAGAGCTATGTTAATGACAAAGTCAATATCCACCACTTTGACTGTTATCGATTAAGCGATGCGCAAGAGTTAGAATATATTGGCATCCGCGAATATTTAACACCTGGTCATATTCAACTGATTGAATGGGCAGATTTAGGCAAAGGCATAATTGCATCAGCAGATATGATGATTAAAATTACTGATGATTTTGATAAGCGCGAACTAGAAATTATCACATATACACAAGTTGGAAAGAAACTGCTCACATGTATCAATTTATAA
- a CDS encoding calcium/sodium antiporter, with protein MPDILLSIIALLSGFVLLIWSADEFTENGAKIANIFKISPLIIGLIIFGFSTSAPEMLVSALAAMEGNTGLSIGNAIGSNIFNIALILGISAIIAPIKVQGDILKKEWLFLMIATLCAGPLLWDYRLDFTDGMVLLSLLILFFVYTFKQAKNKTHHEFDELEHNVSKTQVKKTWVMLIVGLVVLVSSAKLVVWGGVAVAKIFGVSDLIIGLSVVALGTSLPELAVSIASVLKKRYAMVVGNVIGSNLFNTVAVLAIPGLIHPSDVPVEVINRDYPVMLLLTILLLVVSYKFNKKHIINRFEGFVLIGVFGLYMWQLF; from the coding sequence ATGCCGGATATTCTACTATCAATTATTGCCTTGTTATCAGGATTTGTACTTTTAATTTGGAGTGCGGATGAATTTACTGAAAATGGGGCAAAAATTGCCAATATCTTTAAAATATCGCCACTCATTATTGGATTAATTATCTTTGGATTTAGCACCAGCGCACCTGAAATGTTAGTATCTGCACTTGCTGCTATGGAGGGCAATACAGGACTTAGTATTGGCAATGCGATTGGTTCTAATATTTTTAATATTGCGCTTATATTAGGCATTAGTGCAATTATTGCTCCAATTAAAGTGCAGGGAGATATTTTGAAAAAAGAGTGGCTATTTTTAATGATTGCTACACTTTGTGCAGGGCCACTGTTGTGGGATTATCGTCTTGATTTTACAGATGGCATGGTTTTATTGTCTTTACTAATTTTATTTTTTGTTTATACCTTTAAGCAGGCAAAAAATAAAACGCATCATGAATTTGACGAACTTGAACATAATGTGAGCAAAACTCAGGTTAAAAAAACTTGGGTAATGTTGATTGTGGGTTTAGTGGTTTTAGTCTCTAGCGCAAAACTTGTGGTTTGGGGTGGTGTGGCAGTGGCCAAAATATTTGGTGTTTCAGATTTAATTATTGGACTTAGCGTAGTAGCACTAGGTACCAGTTTGCCAGAATTGGCAGTATCAATCGCAAGCGTTCTGAAGAAGCGATATGCAATGGTGGTAGGCAATGTAATCGGCTCTAATCTATTTAACACCGTTGCCGTATTGGCCATACCAGGATTAATCCACCCATCAGATGTGCCAGTAGAGGTTATTAATAGAGACTACCCAGTCATGTTATTATTGACTATTTTACTACTTGTTGTCTCTTATAAATTTAACAAAAAACACATTATTAATCGTTTTGAAGGGTTTGTGCTTATTGGGGTATTTGGTCTTTATATGTGGCAATTATTTTGA
- the metF gene encoding methylenetetrahydrofolate reductase [NAD(P)H] has product MKISFEFFPPRTNQGKEKLTQVRQSLSVISPEYFSTTFGAGGTTQNATLKAVLDIQKNGNIPAAPHLSCIGSEKSNIVELLDKYKSANINRIIALRGDIPSDMHDIGDFHYANELVEFIQSEYNDYFHIQVAAYPEMHPQANNIASDLAHFVNKIKAGANGATTQYFYNADAYFRFRDDVQKLGVDIPITPGIMPIINYTQLLNFSNMCGAQIPKWILERLKLYETDLESLGDFGFDVVSNLCQTLKSQGVGSFHFYSMNRTEPSLKLAKSIV; this is encoded by the coding sequence ATGAAAATCAGTTTTGAGTTTTTTCCGCCTAGAACAAATCAAGGCAAAGAGAAACTAACCCAAGTTAGGCAAAGTTTAAGTGTGATATCGCCTGAATATTTTTCAACCACTTTTGGCGCAGGTGGCACAACACAAAATGCAACCTTAAAAGCGGTGTTAGATATTCAAAAAAACGGCAACATTCCAGCTGCGCCACATCTGTCTTGTATTGGTTCAGAAAAGTCCAACATTGTTGAATTATTAGACAAATACAAATCTGCAAATATTAATCGTATCATTGCACTAAGAGGCGATATTCCTTCGGATATGCATGATATTGGCGATTTTCATTATGCCAATGAATTGGTTGAATTTATCCAATCTGAATATAATGACTACTTCCATATTCAGGTGGCAGCCTATCCTGAAATGCACCCGCAAGCCAATAATATTGCAAGTGATTTAGCGCACTTTGTTAACAAGATTAAAGCAGGCGCTAATGGTGCAACTACACAATACTTCTATAATGCTGATGCCTATTTTAGGTTTAGGGATGATGTGCAAAAACTGGGTGTAGATATCCCAATCACACCAGGTATTATGCCAATTATCAATTACACTCAACTGCTTAACTTTTCTAATATGTGCGGCGCGCAAATTCCAAAGTGGATTTTAGAACGGCTCAAACTTTATGAAACCGACTTAGAATCACTTGGTGATTTTGGTTTTGATGTTGTCTCCAACTTATGTCAGACACTCAAAAGTCAAGGCGTGGGTAGTTTTCATTTTTATTCAATGAATCGTACAGAGCCTTCTCTCAAGTTAGCAAAAAGCATTGTGTAA
- the infA gene encoding translation initiation factor IF-1, protein MSKSDYIELEGVVKEKLPNTTFTVELENGHRILAHISGKIRKYYIRILPGDRVTVEMTPYDLTKGRITFRHK, encoded by the coding sequence ATGTCAAAAAGCGATTACATTGAATTAGAAGGTGTTGTTAAAGAAAAGTTACCAAATACGACTTTTACGGTTGAGTTAGAAAATGGTCATCGTATTTTGGCGCATATTTCTGGCAAAATTCGCAAGTACTATATTCGCATTCTTCCAGGTGATAGAGTAACCGTTGAGATGACACCTTATGATTTAACTAAAGGAAGGATTACTTTTAGACACAAATAA
- a CDS encoding NAD(P)-binding protein — protein MQKNPYGVPTKGDNHTFRLYTDDGDELKTVPWSQKIFKEDTSHKCPTYVTQTPPCQGSCPSGHNIRGWLDIVRGMEKPSGDLSWQEYAFQCSTNSNPFPSVMGRVCPAPCEDGCNRNEVEDTVGINAVEQFIGDNAKVEGYTFKVDAKDTGKKVAIIGGGCGGLAAALKLRRQGHSVTVFEKYDQLGGMMMYGIPDYRVPRDVLSYEIDRIINTGIETRMNTKVGVSVTIDELEKEFDAVLFAMGAMSGRTLPVPGGEATNCVSGVAFLEAYNQGRLKHITGKVICIGGGDTSIDVVSVARRLGDITNVAEKDRPEHIIFSDTAHDVVDTSKRLGADVLLTTRSTVENMPAAQEEIDDATREGVEIQGQLQPVEVITGKDGRATALRMIRLEEDGNTPIEGSEFDIECELIVSAIGQGVDSEGMDTSFFNEHGFIDADKNYQVPNKPGFFVCGDVVRPHLLTTAIGQASIVAESIGDYLAGSDQHTRPKVDVSYFDLMDKLKEWDLSPESYEQGSDVAASTDIADFAVHNYEDRAFASIIPHAELFLGHFDYEQRNQRNHKLVDVDNVLGNFDERLIGYTEEEVQKEAARCMSCGLCFECDNCVMYCPQDAVFKVKKDKATLGRYVDTDYNKCIGCHICADVCPTGYIQMGLGE, from the coding sequence ATGCAAAAGAACCCATATGGCGTACCAACTAAGGGCGATAATCACACATTCAGATTATATACCGATGATGGTGATGAACTAAAAACAGTGCCATGGAGCCAAAAGATTTTCAAAGAAGACACCTCTCATAAGTGTCCTACTTATGTCACCCAAACGCCACCTTGTCAAGGTTCGTGCCCTTCAGGGCATAATATTCGTGGCTGGTTAGACATTGTTCGCGGTATGGAGAAGCCTTCTGGTGACCTATCTTGGCAAGAGTATGCATTCCAATGTTCTACAAATTCAAATCCATTTCCATCGGTAATGGGTCGTGTTTGTCCAGCACCTTGTGAAGATGGTTGTAATCGTAATGAAGTTGAAGATACGGTTGGTATTAATGCGGTTGAACAGTTTATTGGTGATAATGCAAAAGTTGAAGGTTACACATTTAAAGTTGATGCTAAAGACACAGGCAAAAAAGTTGCCATTATTGGTGGTGGTTGTGGTGGTTTGGCAGCAGCACTTAAATTACGTCGTCAGGGTCACAGCGTCACTGTATTTGAAAAATATGATCAATTAGGTGGCATGATGATGTACGGTATTCCTGATTATCGTGTGCCACGCGATGTATTGTCTTATGAGATTGATCGTATTATCAATACAGGCATTGAAACTAGAATGAACACCAAGGTTGGTGTTAGTGTTACTATTGATGAATTAGAAAAAGAATTTGATGCGGTTTTATTTGCAATGGGTGCTATGAGCGGCCGTACGTTGCCTGTCCCAGGCGGTGAAGCAACAAATTGCGTCTCTGGTGTTGCTTTTCTTGAGGCGTACAACCAAGGCCGTTTAAAGCACATTACAGGCAAGGTGATTTGTATTGGTGGTGGCGATACTTCAATTGATGTTGTATCAGTTGCACGTCGTTTGGGTGACATTACTAATGTCGCTGAAAAAGATCGTCCTGAACATATTATTTTTAGTGACACAGCGCATGACGTGGTTGATACTTCTAAGCGTCTAGGCGCAGATGTATTGTTAACAACACGCTCTACTGTTGAAAACATGCCAGCAGCGCAAGAAGAAATTGATGATGCAACTCGTGAAGGTGTTGAAATTCAAGGTCAATTACAACCTGTTGAAGTAATTACAGGAAAAGATGGTCGTGCAACTGCACTGCGTATGATTCGTTTAGAAGAAGATGGAAACACACCAATTGAAGGCTCTGAGTTTGATATTGAATGTGAGTTGATTGTTTCTGCCATTGGTCAAGGTGTTGATTCTGAAGGCATGGACACTTCCTTCTTTAATGAGCATGGATTTATTGACGCAGATAAGAACTACCAAGTGCCTAATAAACCAGGTTTCTTTGTTTGTGGTGATGTGGTTCGTCCACACTTATTAACGACTGCCATTGGTCAAGCGTCAATTGTTGCTGAAAGTATTGGTGATTATCTTGCAGGTTCTGATCAACATACTCGTCCTAAGGTCGATGTTAGTTACTTTGATTTAATGGATAAGTTGAAAGAGTGGGACCTTTCTCCTGAGTCTTATGAGCAAGGCTCTGATGTTGCAGCCTCAACAGATATTGCCGATTTTGCGGTGCATAATTATGAAGATCGTGCTTTTGCTTCCATCATTCCACATGCGGAATTGTTCTTAGGTCATTTTGATTATGAACAACGCAATCAGCGCAATCACAAATTGGTAGATGTTGATAACGTATTGGGTAACTTTGATGAGCGTTTAATTGGCTATACTGAAGAGGAAGTGCAAAAAGAAGCAGCCCGTTGTATGTCTTGTGGCTTGTGTTTTGAGTGTGATAACTGTGTGATGTATTGCCCTCAAGACGCAGTCTTTAAAGTTAAGAAAGATAAGGCAACATTAGGCAGATATGTTGATACTGATTACAATAAGTGTATTGGTTGTCATATTTGTGCTGATGTTTGCCCGACTGGTTATATTCAAATGGGTCTTGGTGAGTAG
- a CDS encoding HesB/IscA family protein, with amino-acid sequence MITITKKAADEIILSTHNPETQGLLIRFAVDKTDDGFQYLMGFDDCNESDIHLRSNGIEYILAYEQKALLEGMVVDFDQMNKDSDYHFVFMNPNDPNYEPPKEEHAPDKSDKK; translated from the coding sequence ATGATTACAATTACAAAAAAAGCAGCAGATGAAATTATTTTATCAACCCATAATCCAGAAACTCAAGGACTGTTAATTCGCTTTGCTGTTGATAAAACCGATGATGGCTTCCAATATTTGATGGGCTTTGATGATTGTAATGAGAGCGATATCCATCTTAGATCTAATGGCATTGAGTACATTCTTGCTTATGAGCAAAAAGCACTACTTGAAGGCATGGTGGTGGATTTTGACCAAATGAATAAAGACAGCGATTATCACTTTGTATTTATGAACCCAAATGATCCAAACTACGAGCCACCAAAAGAGGAGCATGCGCCTGATAAATCAGATAAAAAATAA
- a CDS encoding OadG family protein, whose protein sequence is MEQIDFIAQALNLTLFGMGFVFLFLTLLVGVTKLMSMMIQKFQSKVHDQQDFNNNSELKDEMDEETKFVIEQAIKMHRGA, encoded by the coding sequence ATGGAACAAATAGATTTTATAGCTCAAGCACTTAATTTAACCTTATTTGGTATGGGGTTCGTATTTTTGTTTTTAACTTTGTTGGTTGGTGTTACTAAATTAATGTCTATGATGATTCAAAAATTTCAAAGTAAAGTTCATGATCAGCAAGATTTTAACAACAATTCTGAACTTAAAGACGAGATGGATGAGGAAACTAAATTTGTCATTGAACAAGCAATCAAAATGCATAGGGGGGCATAA
- a CDS encoding peptidoglycan-binding domain-containing protein: protein MNERAHISDWNWNQTNHAHEIANVTERPRIASKEIIKGMKGLDSIAKIGESYVPAYVEASCKNEMKKVLKIPASTKIREVAAIYKTYKETVIVIPAKTRIVKSHPAVYSTIQECVEKTAGHYQWRSILCEQNATTLVLKSFEKALSKSGYLVSNQVDGIINNKTTFAIKSYQKSKGLDIDGLVNMDTVKSLGIKY, encoded by the coding sequence ATGAATGAGCGGGCTCATATCAGTGATTGGAATTGGAATCAAACTAACCATGCCCATGAGATAGCAAATGTTACGGAACGTCCTCGCATCGCCAGCAAAGAGATTATTAAAGGAATGAAAGGCTTGGATAGTATTGCCAAAATTGGCGAGAGTTACGTGCCTGCTTATGTAGAAGCTAGTTGTAAAAATGAAATGAAAAAAGTATTAAAAATACCCGCCTCAACAAAAATTAGAGAAGTTGCTGCAATTTATAAAACATATAAAGAGACAGTCATTGTAATACCTGCAAAAACACGCATCGTAAAATCGCATCCTGCGGTTTATTCTACAATTCAAGAGTGCGTCGAGAAAACAGCTGGTCATTACCAATGGCGTTCAATTTTATGCGAACAAAATGCGACCACTTTAGTGCTAAAGTCGTTTGAGAAAGCATTGTCTAAATCTGGTTATTTAGTTTCAAATCAGGTAGATGGAATTATTAATAATAAAACAACATTTGCTATTAAATCTTACCAAAAATCTAAAGGTTTAGATATTGATGGTTTGGTTAATATGGATACAGTTAAATCTTTAGGTATTAAATACTAA
- the nrfD gene encoding NrfD/PsrC family molybdoenzyme membrane anchor subunit produces MSNIRFEQIEGKSLGFYALIAGLGGLVLAALGSAYYMEHHGHFVTGMSNRIVWGMPHVFALFLIVAASGALNVASISSVFNKKLYKPLSRLSGLVALSLLAGGLMVLVLDLGRPDRLIIAMTEYNFKSIFAWNIILYNGFFVVVAVYLWLLFERRMNKFSRKAGLVAFGWRLILTTGTGSIFGFLVAKQAYDAVIMAPMFIIMSFAFGLAFFILILMASYQWTNRPLEDAVVNRLSNLLGVFVVAVMYFVAVYHLGNLYLAENTGVENFILFDGGIYTKLFWYGQIILGGLTPTVLIYHPATKGNRSMLGLASVLIIIGGLIQLYVIIIGGQAYPMELFPGKEILEGYGGVAQYSASLPEIFLGIGGVALAIIAVTFLVKLLAFLPESLADNAAQNK; encoded by the coding sequence ATGAGCAATATTCGTTTTGAACAAATTGAAGGAAAAAGCCTAGGGTTTTATGCACTAATTGCAGGACTGGGGGGGCTAGTTTTAGCTGCACTAGGTAGTGCGTACTATATGGAGCATCATGGTCATTTTGTGACTGGTATGAGTAATCGTATTGTGTGGGGCATGCCACATGTGTTTGCTTTGTTTTTGATAGTGGCGGCGAGTGGTGCACTAAACGTGGCTTCAATTTCTTCTGTGTTTAATAAAAAACTATATAAGCCTTTATCACGCTTATCTGGTCTGGTTGCGTTATCATTATTAGCAGGTGGTTTAATGGTATTGGTGCTTGATTTAGGCCGCCCAGATCGTTTGATTATTGCCATGACTGAATATAATTTTAAATCAATTTTTGCTTGGAATATTATTTTATATAATGGTTTTTTTGTGGTGGTTGCTGTTTATTTGTGGTTGCTGTTTGAACGTCGTATGAATAAATTTAGCCGAAAAGCTGGCTTAGTCGCTTTTGGTTGGCGTTTAATTCTGACCACAGGCACAGGTTCTATTTTTGGGTTTTTAGTTGCTAAGCAGGCTTACGATGCCGTTATTATGGCACCTATGTTTATCATCATGTCTTTTGCGTTCGGGTTGGCATTTTTCATACTCATTTTGATGGCAAGTTATCAGTGGACTAACAGACCTTTAGAGGACGCTGTGGTTAATCGTTTGAGTAACCTTCTAGGTGTGTTTGTCGTAGCAGTAATGTATTTTGTGGCTGTATATCATTTGGGTAATTTGTATTTAGCAGAAAATACAGGCGTTGAAAATTTCATTCTTTTTGATGGCGGTATTTATACAAAATTATTTTGGTATGGGCAAATTATTTTAGGTGGGCTTACTCCAACGGTTTTGATTTACCATCCTGCTACTAAGGGTAATCGCTCAATGTTAGGCTTAGCTTCTGTGTTGATTATTATTGGCGGACTTATTCAGTTGTACGTTATTATTATTGGCGGTCAGGCTTATCCAATGGAATTATTCCCAGGTAAGGAAATTTTAGAAGGTTATGGTGGTGTTGCTCAGTATTCAGCTTCTCTGCCAGAGATTTTTCTTGGTATTGGTGGTGTTGCTTTGGCAATCATTGCGGTGACATTCTTGGTTAAACTCTTAGCGTTCTTGCCAGAAAGTTTGGCAGATAATGCAGCACAAAATAAATAA
- a CDS encoding cobyrinate a,c-diamide synthase — MSCFYLSASHKSSGKTVVSLGLCAAFKQQSFKVQAFKKGPDYIDPIWLAQASGNPCYNLDFYNMADDEIIQLYNNQSVNSDLTIIEGNKGLFDGMSVTGGNANADLAKLLNIPVVLVIDSTGITRGVAPLLSGYQTFDKNIDIAGVILNKVASERHQSKLIQAIEYYTDLPVLGCVRRSKSLVIDERHLGLMPANETPQSQTFIKKIANIIADQVDLNALMNLTCIKPNKQIINTSTIKEKITVAIAKDSAFGFYYQDDLDKFESLGVSIKYFDTLKNNNLPVCDGLFIGGGFPEMQLKVLNANQPLLEDIKTKIEQGLPTYVECGGLMYLTNSITYNKQTYPMVGVIDADTHMTPKPIGRGYVELEPTDEHCWSGVSKRIYAHEFHYSKLKNLNANTRYAFKVLRGVGVDNKFDGIIKHNLLASYTHLRNVEGNAWVVQFVNFISKIKKQKL, encoded by the coding sequence ATGAGTTGTTTTTACTTATCTGCTAGTCATAAATCCTCAGGCAAAACTGTTGTTAGTTTAGGGTTGTGTGCTGCGTTTAAACAACAGTCTTTCAAGGTTCAAGCCTTTAAAAAAGGCCCTGATTACATTGATCCTATTTGGCTTGCTCAAGCTAGTGGCAACCCTTGTTATAACCTAGATTTTTACAACATGGCTGATGATGAAATTATCCAATTGTATAACAATCAAAGTGTCAATAGTGACCTTACTATTATTGAGGGTAACAAGGGTTTGTTTGATGGCATGAGTGTTACTGGTGGTAATGCTAATGCTGATCTTGCTAAATTGTTGAACATCCCCGTAGTATTAGTAATTGACAGCACAGGCATTACTCGTGGTGTTGCACCACTACTTAGTGGCTATCAGACGTTTGATAAAAATATAGATATTGCTGGCGTTATCCTTAATAAAGTAGCCAGTGAGCGTCATCAGTCAAAATTAATTCAAGCGATTGAGTATTACACTGATCTTCCTGTGTTAGGCTGCGTACGTCGCTCTAAATCACTAGTGATTGATGAGCGCCATCTGGGTTTAATGCCTGCCAATGAAACGCCACAATCGCAAACTTTTATCAAAAAAATTGCCAATATTATTGCCGATCAAGTTGACCTTAATGCATTAATGAATCTGACTTGTATTAAGCCCAATAAGCAAATTATTAACACTAGTACAATTAAGGAAAAAATCACGGTTGCTATTGCTAAAGATAGCGCATTTGGTTTTTATTATCAAGATGATTTAGATAAATTTGAGTCACTAGGTGTTAGTATAAAATATTTTGACACGCTTAAAAACAACAACTTGCCAGTATGTGATGGATTATTTATCGGCGGTGGTTTTCCAGAAATGCAACTTAAAGTGTTAAATGCCAATCAACCCTTGCTAGAAGATATTAAAACTAAAATAGAACAAGGTCTACCAACGTACGTAGAATGTGGTGGTTTGATGTATTTAACCAACAGTATTACCTATAATAAACAAACCTATCCAATGGTAGGTGTGATTGATGCAGATACGCATATGACACCCAAACCTATTGGCAGGGGTTATGTTGAACTTGAGCCAACCGATGAGCATTGCTGGTCTGGCGTGTCTAAGCGTATTTATGCGCACGAGTTTCACTACTCAAAGCTTAAAAATCTTAACGCCAATACACGTTATGCTTTTAAGGTTTTGCGTGGTGTGGGTGTGGATAATAAGTTCGATGGCATTATTAAACATAACCTTTTAGCTTCCTATACACACTTACGCAACGTGGAAGGCAATGCGTGGGTTGTGCAATTTGTTAACTTTATAAGTAAGATTAAAAAGCAAAAATTATGA
- a CDS encoding uroporphyrinogen-III synthase, whose amino-acid sequence MNVLLTRPLLQVKELQSMVLKSGNKPLFFPTLKLNPIDAKAEKSHYDVVIFISANAVEHGLKILKTMSYHQIFAVGSATARKLSENDTKIDDFPRENASSEALLALDSVNCLHHKIILIFRGRGRGGRETLKQGLIKQDNQVEYVEVYERVSHDINSLHYQSLNEFLLSNEGIISITSIDSMKSLLEISSQILDINKLKNYLLVVLSDRIKTYVNSIGFDKVLVTPNASDNGIISVLTNLNTLDKSVKSS is encoded by the coding sequence GTGAATGTATTACTAACTAGACCACTTTTACAAGTAAAAGAACTACAATCTATGGTGCTTAAAAGTGGCAATAAGCCACTTTTCTTTCCAACATTAAAGCTTAATCCTATTGATGCCAAAGCAGAAAAAAGTCATTATGATGTGGTTATTTTTATTAGTGCCAATGCTGTTGAACACGGCTTAAAAATTCTTAAAACAATGAGTTATCATCAGATTTTTGCAGTGGGTAGTGCTACCGCCAGAAAACTAAGCGAGAATGACACAAAGATTGACGACTTTCCTAGAGAAAACGCTTCCAGTGAGGCGCTTTTGGCTCTTGATAGTGTGAATTGCTTGCATCATAAAATAATTTTAATTTTTAGAGGTAGAGGTAGAGGTGGTAGAGAAACCTTAAAGCAAGGCCTAATTAAGCAAGATAATCAAGTTGAATACGTTGAAGTGTACGAGCGTGTGAGTCATGATATTAACTCTCTGCACTATCAATCACTCAATGAATTTTTATTAAGCAATGAAGGTATTATTAGCATTACTAGCATAGATAGCATGAAATCACTACTGGAAATATCCAGCCAAATTCTTGATATTAATAAGCTTAAAAACTATTTATTAGTAGTTTTAAGTGACAGAATAAAGACTTATGTTAATTCAATTGGGTTTGACAAGGTATTGGTCACGCCGAATGCTAGTGATAATGGTATTATTTCAGTATTAACAAATCTTAATACACTTGACAAATCAGTAAAATCTAGTTAG